Proteins encoded together in one Cicer arietinum cultivar CDC Frontier isolate Library 1 chromosome 4, Cicar.CDCFrontier_v2.0, whole genome shotgun sequence window:
- the LOC101494577 gene encoding uncharacterized protein, with product MEGITASVYKGLKEYWERKGYQRISGSGRRRRINRVKLGTSQTRKGRFWKIKLSPKIRVNRIPSPKKMVIWARDAYVRMMLGLANSRVMTMSASATGFGGGGVLSSDVGFRRAPPKEYDEKMIIQIYKSILTTHGNLEVDCRQ from the coding sequence atggaaGGCATCACTGCTAGCGTGTACAAGGGTTTAAAGGAGTATTGGGAGAGAAAAGGATACCAAAGAATAAGCGGGTCGGGTCGAAGAAGGCGAATCAACCGGGTCAAACTTGGTACCAGCCAAACCCGAAAAGGTCGATTCTGGAAGATCAAGCTATCACCCAAGATCCGAGTTAACAGAATCCCATCTCCGAAGAAGATGGTGATTTGGGCTAGAGACGCGTACGTTAGAATGATGTTGGGTTTGGCAAACTCACGGGTCATGACTATGAGTGCTTCGGCCACCGGCTTCGGTGGTGGTGGGGTCCTGTCGAGTGACGTTGGGTTTAGAAGGGCCCCACCTAAAGAATACGATGAGAAGATGATTATCCAGATCTACAAATCGATTCTTACGACGCATGGAAACTTAGAAGTTGATTGTCGACAGTGA
- the LOC101510362 gene encoding uncharacterized protein: protein MSTENQIHDVAVEEEEERRPLIIHDFDPSILILHENQQDTIFPLPSDNNNNNNNNADKSSLPSSLSLPNQRLVSLDVFRGLTVALMILVDDVGRAFPSLNHSPWFGVTLADFVMPFFLFGVGVSVGLVFKKVSSKPNATKKIILRTIKLFLLGLMLQGGYFHGRGDLTYGVDLSRLRWFGVLQRISIGYFLASISEIWLVNNNMLVDSPAAFVRKYSIQWMFSILLCSVYLCLLYGLYVPNWKFKHSNLLWSGRVSTIQNVNCEMRGSLDPPCNAVGFIDRLILGEDHMYQRPVYRRTKECSVNSPDYGPLPPDSPGWCLAPFDPEGILSSLMAAITCFVGLQFGHILVLFQAHKQRVLLCSVFSFSLLAIGYILEILGIPLSKALYTLSFMFITAGASGLVLTTIYYIVDIERIRKPTVLLQWMGMNALIVYAWAACDIFPAVIQGFYWRSPENNLVDASEALIQNVLQSQKWGTMAFVIIEILFWGLFAGFLHKKGIYIKL, encoded by the exons ATGTCAACCGAGAATCAGATACATGATGTTgcagttgaagaagaagaagaaagaagaccTCTTATTATCCATGATTTTGATCCCTCAATTCTCATTCTCCATGAAAATCAACAAGACACCATCTTCCCTTTACCATccgataataataataataataataataacgcAGATAAATCGTCGCTGCCATCTTCACTCTCTCTTCCTAATCAACGCCTTGTTTCTCTCGATGTATTTCGCGGCCTAACTGTTGCG TTGATGATATTAGTTGATGATGTGGGACGGGCTTTCCCATCCTTGAATCATTCTCCGTGGTTTGGGGTGACACTAGCTGATTTTGTAATGCCGTTTTTTCTCTTTGGGGTTGGTGTTTCAGTTGGTCTGGTGTTCAAG AAAGTCTCTAGCAAACCAAATGCCACAAAGAAAATAATACTGAGGACGATTAAGCTTTTTCTTTTGGGGCTCATGCTACAAG GTGGGTATTTCCATGGGCGCGGTGATTTAACTTATGGAGTTGATTTAAGCAGGTTACGCTGGTTTGGTGTACTTCAG AGGATATCTATTGGATATTTCTTGGCCTCAATATCAGAGATTTGGCTTGTGAACAATAATATGTTGGTTGATTCACCAGCAGCTTTTGTCAGGAAATACTCCATCCAGTG GATGTTTTCTATCTTACTTTGCTCAGTATACCTTTGCTTGCTCTACGGTCTCTATGTTCCAAATTGGAAGTTCAAACATTCTAATTTGCTTTGGTCTGGTCGTGTATCAACTATTCAAAAC GTTAATTGTGAAATGAGGGGCAGCCTTGATCCTCCGTGTAATGCTGTGGGATTTATTGATAGATTAATTCTTGGTGAAGATCATATGTACCAGCGTCCTGTCTACAGAAGAACAAAG GAGTGCAGTGTCAATTCTCCTGATTATGGACCTTTGCCTCCAGATTCACCTGGGTGGTGCCTTGCACCATTTGACCCAGAGGGTATTTTGAG TTCACTGATGGCTGCCATTACTTGTTTTGTGGGATTGCAATTTGGGCATATACTTGTACTTTTTCAG GCCCACAAGCAGAGGGTACTCCTTTGTTCTGTATTTTCCTTCTCTCTCTTGGCAATAGGATATATTCTGGAGATTTTAG GAATTCCGTTATCAAAAGCACTGTACACGTTAAGCTTCATGTTCATCACGGCAGGAGCATCAGGCTTGGTCTTGACTACTATATATTACATT GTTGACATAGAACGTATCAGAAAGCCTACAGTTTTACTACAATGGATGGGAATGAATGCTCTTATTGTATATGCATGGGCTGCTTGTGACATTTTCCCAGCAGTTATCCAGGGTTTCTATTGGCGATCTCCTGAAAATAACTTG GTTGACGCCAGTGAAGCTTTAATACAGAACGTATTACAATCCCAGAAGTGGGGTACAATGGCCTTTGTAATAATCGAGATTTTATTCTGGGGTCTTTTTGCTGGTTTCCTGCACAAGAAAGggatatatataaaattgtaa
- the LOC101510908 gene encoding uncharacterized protein translates to MEGKLSYAAKKLTSSPIQELSHLAQRCNAINLAEGFPDFPAPLHIKNAAVSAINSDLNQYRHVQGICEHLANIVKEMHGLEIDPLTDVAICCGQTEAFAAAIFATIDPGDEVILFDPSYETYQGCVTMAGGVPIHVLLDPPHWTLDPSKLLKSLTERTKAIVLNSPHNPTGKVFTKDELEAIAGACCSRNCLAITDEVYEHITYDNQEHISLASFPGMQERTILTSSLSKTFCVTGWRVGWAIAPAFIASAIRNIHVIVTDSAPAPFQEAALTALRSPPEYFESLRRDYQSKRDYIIKLLVRVGFKIQFIPQGSFFLFAELPENCSLSDVEFVKKLILEAGVVAVPGQGFFHTDFSSNEASNANCNYQKRYIRFAFCKSEATLSAVSERLGKLLDAAGHLALY, encoded by the exons atggaaGGAAAATTGTCTTATGCGGCAAAGAAGCTAACATCATCTCCCATTCAAGAACTCTCTCACCTTGCTCAGAGATGCAACGCTATCAACCTCGCCGAAGGCTTCCCCGACTTCCCTGCTCCTCTCCACATTAAAAACGCCGCCGTTTCAGCCATCAATTCCGATCTCAATCAATACAG GCACGTGCAAGGTATATGTGAACATTTGGCCAATATTGTCAAGGAAATGCATGGTTTAGAAATTGACCCTCTTACGGATGTAGCTATTTGTTGTGGTCAAACTGAGGCATTTGCAGCTGCAATCTTTGCAA CAATTGACCCCGGTGACGAAGTCATACTCTTTGACCCTTCCTATGAAACATATCAAGGATGTGTTACCATGGCCGGTGGTGTCCCT ATACATGTGCTGCTTGACCCGCCTCACTGGACCTTGGATCCAAGCAAATTGCTAAAATCACTTACTGAGAGAACTAAAGCCATAGTACTGAATAG TCCTCACAACCCAACTGGCAAAGTTTTCACAAAAGATGAACTTGAGGCTATTGCTGGAGCATGCTGCAGCCGAAATTGCCTGGCTATAACAGATGAA GTATATGAGCATATAACTTACGACAACCAAGAACATATATCCCTTGCCTCATTTCCAGGAATGCAAGAGAGGACAATTCTAACATCTTCTTTGTCTAAAACATTTTGTGTCACAG GTTGGAGGGTCGGATGGGCGATTGCACCAGCCTTTATCGCGTCTGCTATCAGAAACATTCATGTGATAGTTACAGATTCTGCTCCAGCTCCTTTTCAGGAAGCTGCTTTGACTGCTTTGAGAAGCCCCCCTGAATACTTTGAATCACTGAGAAGA GATTATCAATCAAAAAGAGATTATATCATCAAGTTGCTTGTGAGAGTGGGTTTTAAGATACAGTTTATACCTCAGGGTTCCTTCTTCTTATTCGCCGAGCTTCCTGAGAACTGTTCCCTTTCTGAT GTAGAATTTGTTAAAAAGTTAATACTAGAAGCCGGGGTGGTGGCTGTTCCAGGACAAGGATTTTTTCATACAGACTTCTCTTCAAATGAAGCTTCAAATGCAAATTGTAACTACCAGAAGCGATACATCAGGTTTGCATTCTGCAAGAGTGAGGCAACTTTGTCTGCAGTTTCAGAAAGATTGGGTAAACTTTTGGATGCTGCAGGGCATCTTGCGCTATATTAA
- the LOC101509716 gene encoding uncharacterized protein, protein MEQKVENVIVSFNPTILDPNPQPKSILKKGKGSKNIFKVALFMMRGRSRKSKPILPVDDESKSIWRKLVGSMRPMHLQSSDSASPPQILNDHKLKNVVTENANNISVDQYYEDGFDSASEFPNSPGSSRFASAAGSRYASAVGLNEMVEEDEEIKEEEINVNEDHGDGDHMIDAKAEEFIAQFYQEMRLQRMDIVDHRYNEISMRSLGL, encoded by the coding sequence atggaGCAAAAGGTTGAGAACGTCATCGTTAGCTTTAATCCAACCATCCTTGATCCTAATCCTCAACCCAAATCAATTCTCAAGAAAGGAAAAGGTTCCAAAAATATCTTCAAAGTTGCACTCTTCATGATGCGAGGGCGTTCTCGTAAATCTAAACCGATTCTCCCCGTTGATGATGAGTCTAAAAGCATTTGGAGGAAGCTTGTGGGGTCCATGAGACCCATGCATCTTCAAAGCAGCGATTCTGCTTCTCCACCGCAAATTCTCAACGATCATAAACTTAAAAATGTGGTCACTGAAAATGCTAATAATATTAGTGTTGATCAATATTATGAAGATGGGTTCGATTCGGCCTCGGAGTTTCCGAATTCTCCGGGTAGTAGCCGATTCGCTTCGGCGGCTGGTAGTCGGTACGCTTCGGCGGTGGGGCTAAATGAAATGGTTGAAGAGGATGAGGAGATCAAAGAAGAAGAGATTAATGTGAATGAGGATCATGGGGATGGTGATCACATGATTGATGCTAAAGCTGAAGAGTTTATTGctcaattttatcaagaaatgaGGTTGCAGCGTATGGATATTGTGGATCATCGTTACAATGAGATAAGTATGAGATCATTAGGATTATGA